A single Deinococcus sp. HSC-46F16 DNA region contains:
- a CDS encoding RtcB family protein, whose product MNGKHITKLGFEGRAIALALAAAKVRERAGLSTQELLGELASVRDNPEAYVTGGVYADLAAELTSREARARAVRQATLRPTPLPYRVWGEDLIEPGARTQMDVAMQLPVSRAGALMPDAHVGYGLPIGGVLATEGAVIPYGVGVDIGCSMMLSVLPLRPDALGTDEARKLLMKHTRFGAGVSFEKSFRGDHEVLHDPAWREQALLRHLRDKAAEQIGTSGSGNHFVEFGTLHLPRPDLGLEAGDYLAVLSHSGSRGFGAQVANHYTKVAQALHPQLDPAARKLAWLPLDTEEGEGYWQAMNLAGRYALANHDLIHARLARALGTAPLAQVSNSHNLAWKQGLPDGTEVIVHRKGATPAEAGRLGLIPGSMADPGFVVRGRGNAEALDSASHGAGRQMGRKAAERALDKRDVQAYLKERGITLIGGGVDEAPQAYKRIEDVIARQRDLVDVVAEFRPRVVRMDTGHEDI is encoded by the coding sequence ATGAACGGCAAGCACATCACGAAGCTGGGTTTTGAGGGCCGGGCGATTGCCCTCGCGCTCGCCGCCGCCAAAGTGCGCGAGCGGGCGGGCCTCAGCACGCAGGAACTCCTGGGGGAACTGGCCTCGGTGCGCGACAACCCAGAGGCGTATGTCACCGGGGGCGTCTATGCCGACCTCGCGGCGGAGCTGACCTCGCGGGAGGCCAGGGCGCGGGCGGTGCGGCAGGCGACCCTGCGGCCCACGCCGCTGCCCTACCGGGTCTGGGGCGAGGACCTGATCGAGCCCGGCGCCCGCACCCAGATGGATGTGGCGATGCAGCTTCCGGTCAGCCGCGCTGGGGCGCTGATGCCCGACGCGCACGTGGGCTACGGCCTGCCCATCGGCGGGGTGCTGGCGACCGAGGGGGCCGTCATCCCTTACGGGGTCGGCGTGGACATCGGCTGCTCCATGATGCTGAGCGTGCTGCCGCTGCGCCCGGACGCCCTCGGGACCGACGAGGCCCGCAAGCTGCTGATGAAGCACACCCGCTTCGGCGCAGGCGTGAGCTTCGAGAAGTCCTTCCGGGGCGACCACGAGGTGCTGCATGACCCCGCGTGGCGCGAGCAGGCGCTGCTGCGGCACCTGCGGGACAAGGCCGCCGAGCAGATCGGCACCTCGGGCAGCGGGAACCACTTCGTGGAGTTCGGCACCCTGCACCTGCCCCGCCCCGACCTGGGGCTGGAGGCCGGGGACTACCTCGCGGTCCTCTCCCACAGCGGCTCGCGCGGCTTCGGGGCACAGGTCGCCAACCACTACACCAAGGTGGCGCAGGCCCTGCACCCCCAGCTCGACCCCGCCGCCCGCAAGCTCGCGTGGCTGCCGCTGGACACCGAGGAAGGCGAGGGCTACTGGCAGGCGATGAACCTCGCGGGGCGCTACGCCCTGGCCAACCACGACCTGATTCACGCCCGCCTCGCCCGCGCCCTGGGTACGGCGCCGCTCGCGCAGGTCAGCAACAGCCACAACCTTGCCTGGAAACAAGGCCTCCCCGACGGGACCGAGGTCATCGTCCACCGCAAGGGCGCCACCCCCGCCGAGGCCGGACGCCTGGGCCTGATTCCCGGCAGCATGGCCGACCCAGGCTTCGTGGTGCGGGGGCGCGGCAACGCGGAGGCCCTCGACAGCGCCAGCCACGGGGCCGGGCGCCAGATGGGCCGCAAGGCCGCCGAGCGTGCACTGGACAAGCGCGACGTGCAGGCGTACCTCAAGGAGCGCGGCATCACCCTGATCGGCGGCGGGGTGGACGAGGCGCCGCAAGCCTACAAGCGCATCGAGGACGTGATCGCCCGGCAGCGCGACCTCGTAGACGTGGTGGCCGAGTTCCGCCCGCGCGTGGTGCGGATGGACACGGGGCACGAGGACATCTAG